A single region of the Alteriqipengyuania flavescens genome encodes:
- a CDS encoding DNA polymerase, whose amino-acid sequence MLIFDLETDGLLDELTRIHTLHVLDTDDGRAYRFNGGVFDDGSPAARDGSIEEGIAMLAAADGLVGHNILTFDIPAIQKLHPDFTFPIDRVHDTLVYARLIYPHLSEIDLKAIRRRKRPEGFGKLVGSHKLEAWGIRLGENKGDYGEVRKAEGKKLGLKGEELSRFVWGTFNPEMEEYAAQDVVVTDKLWKVLDGKQYPADALRLEHRVAEIIFWQERHGFRFDTDKADDLLRVLTGRKAELEDQLRETFKPWFEPVRKKGEVEVFTPKRDNKRLGYVAGVPMTKTKLIAFNPSSRAHIANRMQTLFGWEPVEFTEGGQPKVDETTLAGLDYPEAKLLVEYLTVDKRLGQLAEGRQAWMKSVREDGRIHGRVNSLGAVTRRMTHSTPNVAQVPSLVNASGPVPFGRECRELFRVDPGHKIVGCDAEGLELRMLGHYMARHDGGAYAEAVVNGKSSDGTDAHTLNQKIVGLTQRSAAKTFISMG is encoded by the coding sequence ATGCTAATCTTTGACCTCGAAACGGACGGTCTCCTTGACGAGCTGACGCGCATCCACACCCTCCACGTCCTCGATACGGACGACGGCCGGGCCTACCGCTTCAACGGTGGGGTCTTCGACGACGGCTCTCCCGCAGCGCGGGACGGCTCGATCGAGGAGGGGATCGCCATGCTCGCTGCGGCTGACGGATTGGTCGGCCACAACATTCTGACGTTTGACATCCCGGCGATCCAGAAACTCCACCCCGATTTCACCTTCCCGATCGACCGGGTCCACGACACCCTCGTATACGCCCGGCTGATCTACCCACACCTCTCCGAGATCGACCTGAAGGCCATCCGCCGCCGCAAGCGTCCGGAGGGTTTCGGGAAGCTCGTCGGCTCCCACAAGCTGGAAGCCTGGGGTATCCGCCTTGGGGAGAACAAGGGCGACTACGGCGAGGTCCGAAAGGCCGAAGGCAAGAAGCTGGGCCTGAAGGGCGAGGAGCTCTCCCGCTTCGTGTGGGGGACTTTCAACCCGGAAATGGAGGAATACGCCGCGCAGGACGTGGTCGTGACCGACAAGCTCTGGAAGGTCCTCGACGGCAAGCAGTATCCCGCAGACGCCCTGCGGCTCGAACACCGGGTCGCCGAGATCATCTTCTGGCAAGAGCGGCACGGCTTCCGGTTCGACACCGACAAGGCCGACGACCTCCTGCGGGTCCTGACAGGCCGCAAGGCGGAACTGGAGGACCAGCTCCGGGAGACCTTCAAGCCGTGGTTCGAGCCTGTCCGGAAGAAAGGCGAGGTCGAGGTCTTCACCCCGAAGCGCGACAACAAGCGCCTTGGGTATGTCGCCGGTGTGCCGATGACGAAGACCAAGCTCATCGCCTTCAACCCCTCCTCCCGTGCCCACATCGCCAATCGGATGCAAACGCTGTTCGGTTGGGAGCCTGTGGAGTTCACCGAAGGCGGCCAGCCGAAGGTCGACGAAACCACACTGGCCGGTCTCGACTATCCTGAGGCTAAGCTGCTGGTCGAATACCTGACGGTTGACAAGCGCCTTGGCCAGCTCGCCGAAGGTCGGCAGGCGTGGATGAAGTCCGTCCGCGAAGACGGCCGCATCCACGGGCGGGTAAACTCGCTCGGCGCGGTGACGCGGCGGATGACCCACTCGACCCCCAATGTCGCGCAGGTCCCCTCGCTGGTAAACGCCTCCGGCCCTGTGCCATTCGGGCGGGAGTGCCGCGAGCTGTTCCGGGTTGACCCCGGTCACAAGATCGTCGGCTGTGACGCCGAAGGCTTGGAGCTGCGGATGCTCGGCCACTACATGGCTCGGCACGACGGCGGCGCCTATGCGGAGGCCGTGGTCAACGGCAAGTCCTCCGACGGGACCGACGCGCACACCCTTAACCAGAAGATCGTCGGCCTGACCCAGCGATCCGCCGCGAAGACCTTCATCTCAATGGGATGA